CTTTAAAGTATTACCATATCATTAATTCTAATTCACAGTATTTAATTTAATCATAAATCACATTGAATTGAAAAAAGTCTTCCGCACTCAGCAAGGAAGACTTTAAAATCTTACATAATTGTTTGTCCTTCCCAGCCTCTCTGTGCCGGATTAAAGGTTATTTACTTTTTAATCATATTATACTATTTCCCTGAGCATGTCAATAGAATATTTAGTTGTTTGCATCATTATCATCTTGTTCCGACGGTGCCTGACTGACTATTTTAGTTATTCTTCTTTCAACCTCACGCCTTGGTAACCAGATTTGTCTTTCGCAAGTGGTGCATTTTATTCTGAAATCAGCTCCAACTCTGAGTATTTCCCAATCATATCCGCCACACGGATGCTTCTTTTTTAGTTTTACAATGTCACCTACATTTAATTGCATTGGCATAATTTAACTCCTTATACCATTACGGCATTATCTGATTCAGTAATCAGTTCAACAATATCATACATATTTGATATGCTACCGACCTCTAATTTGTCCTTAATTTCAAAGAAATCTAAACATGTTCCACATGAAACAATTTTTACTCCTGCCTGTTCAATCTTTCTTAAATCATCCAATGATTCCGACCCAGACACCGTAAGCTTAACTCCTGAGTTTAAAAATATAATAAATTCAGGATATGGTTTTGTTTCTGATATTGTGTAAAGAAAACTTTTCATTAATATTTTTCCCAATTCATCTGATCCTTTACCCAATTTATCACTGCCAACGACAAATCCTTTTTTTTCACCAGCCATGTTAACCTGCTTTGAACCTACTGAGTTCGTAGCAGAGCCCTCTGGCAAACCGGAACTACCCTTTGCAAATTGTATATAGATACCATCATCTTTTTTCTCAACCGAGCTGGTAAATTGAAGTTTGCTTCCAAGTTTCAATATATTCTCCCTAGCTGTTTCATTATCAACAATTACTGTTAGTTCAACTTCTCCTGCATCTGCCTCTTTTTTTGTCATTAATACAGGCTGTGGGCATGCTTTCCCTCTTGCATCTACTATTTTCATCTTTACCTCCTAGTTATTATAAAATCCTTTATATGATAAATAATTTAATATTATATTATTATCGTAAAATATTTTGCTTGATTCAGAATTTAGAATACTCTTTGACAAGGCACTTTCCTGCATAAAACCAATCAATGGAGAACTCAGAGCAAAAACTATATATAATATTATAGCACTTTTTAAAAGTCCTGTTCCAGCTCCGAAAAACCGGTTTGCCATATTTAAAATAGGAAGTTTAAATAAAACATTAATTATGTTTGAAAGAAGCACCAATATTGCATATATTATCAGAAATGTTACTACAAAGCTTATAGATCTTATCAATATAATGCTTATATTATCTACATAAACAGCAAATGTATCAGTACCGGCTGCATTTCCTGAACTAATAATATTACTGATTACATTTTTAAGTTCCAAAGGTATGTGTGAATTTTCCTGAAATGACTCCATAAGTCTTTCTGACATTTTGCTTTCTAAAAAATTATGCACCTTTACAAAAAGCTTTGTGTTGTTTAGCAGAAATTCCTCAACTATATAATAGAACTGCTTGCTTAAGAAGAATGATATTATTACCCCTAATGTATCAAACAGTGTCTTTATAAAACCTCTTCTATAACCTTGAAAGCATGCAAAACCCACGAAAATAATTATCAATATATCAATATAATTCATTTTAACCTCCTTTTATCATTGGTACATAGTTTATTTTAATTGTCCGGTAACAAGCTTATTTTTAGATAAGATACGAATATTTTTGTCTTCAGTAATGAAATCAAAAATGCCACTTTGCGAGTCCTCATATACTTTGTCTATCTTTGTTCCATGCGCCAAGTAAATATTTTTATCATTATACACAAACAGCATATCTTTATATGCTTTTATTTTTTTCACCTCTGCCGGTGTCTTATATATAGATGATATTTTCCCTTCAAAATTATACGATATTAATTCAGTACTACCATCCTTTTCATACAGTATGTATATTCTTTTATTTTCCTTGCTTACAGCACAGTCAGTTATTTTATTATATATACTGTTCTTCCACATCAATTTTCCGTTAGTATTAAAATAATAAACATTTTTTGTGCCTATTGCAATAACATTGTTATTAACAATTTTAGTTTTTATCAAAATTTCGCCATCTATGTCAGCGCTCCAAAGTTCAACATCATCCAGTAAATTAAAATATATCGAATTACTTATCACTCCATCGTTAAATTTCAAGGTTATAATTGAATACGCCTCAGACTTATCACTTATGGATACACCGGTTATATTATCTTCAAAGTTTTTGTTATCTACTTCCAGCTCATTGTTTTCATTCATAATATAAAGGGAATTTTGCCCTGAGCCATTTTTTGTAATCATAAATGTTTTATGATTTTCACGTGAAACATTTACAATATCTCCATCAATTTCAGGTATTACATACTTTTGATTGTTCTTGTCAAGAATCTCTATTGTATTCTTTACATTTATAAAAATCCCATTTTCAATAACAAAAACTTGCTTTAAAAATTCTGAATCTTCATTTGACCATACTAAATTTCCGCTATAATCAAAGTGAAATATTTTTTGATTATTATATGTTATAATACCATTATTAAAAAATTTATTATCACTAAGAGTTTCTATATTGACGTTCTCTATATCTTTTACACGATACACCTTTTTTTCATCTAATAAATATAATATTTTTTTTCCATATATAAAAAATATTATTACGAAAAGAAGTATAAAAAGAAATACTATTGATGAAATCAGTTTCTTCATATTTTTATCCTAAATATTAATTTACCATATTATATCAAATTTATTATAACATTGCATTAAAAATTAATTAAATAAATAAAAACAAGAAAATCAAAATAAAATTTTCTTGTTTTTAATTTTTTTAAAATATCCATTTTTCTGATAAATTATTGATTAGCAGAAATTTCATTTAAAGCTTTTGCTGCTGCTAAAATTTCAGACTTTTTATTAAAAGGCCCTACCCCAAATCTCACAGCGCCAATTTTATCAGTTCCTATAGTCTTATGAGCAAGAGGTGCACAATGAAGTCCCGGCCTTACTGCTATGCCGTACTCAGTATCCAATCTATAAGCTACATCCGATGAATCTATCCCTTCAATATTTATAGGAACAACGCCGCATCTGTAGTCAATGTCTTCAGGGCCGTATATTTTAATTTTAGGGTTCTTTTTTATTTCATTGATGAATAGGTCTATAAGTTTTTTTTCGTGGCTGTAAATCGATTTTGTGCCCTTGTTTAATATATACTTTATTCCTGCATTCAACCCTGCAATACCCGGAAGATTGTGAGTACCTGATTCAAGTTTATCAGGATAAAAGTCAGGCTGTATCATGCTGCTGGATTCACTGCCTGTCCCCCCTTCCTTTAACTGTCTGATTACAGAATCACAGTTAATAAGAAGAGCGCCTGTTCCCTGAGGTCCAAGTAATCCTTTGTGACCTGGCACAGCCAACAAATCTATATTATATTTTTTCATATCAATATCAAGAACTCCTGCGCTCTGAGAACCGTCAACAAGATATAGCAAATTTTTTCTCTTGCACATCTGTCCGATTTCCTCTATGGGCATTATTGTTCCAGTTAAATTTGATACATGAGTGGTAACAACCAATTTTGTATTTTCCTTTACAGCTGCTTCAATATCCTTTACATTTACCCTACCGTCGCTTGCACATTGGATGATTGTATTTTCCACACCTTGTTTCTCAATCTCCTTAATAGGGCGCAGCACCGAATTGTGTTCCATAGTTGTGGTTACCACATGATCTCCCGGATTCAATACTCCCTTTATTGCCTGGTTCAAAGCATCTGTAGCATTAAAAGTAAATATAACTCTCATAGGGTCATCCAAATTAAACAGTTGAGCCAACAGTTCCCGAGTTTCATAAATAACTCTAGCTCCTTCTATGGCCATCGCGTGACTTCCTCTTCCCGGATTTGCTCCATATTCCGTCATTGCTGCCATAACGCTCTGATATACAGTTCTTGGCTTAGGATACGTTGTTGCTGCATTGTCAAAATAAATCATACTATCACCTGCTTATATTTTTATTATATTATATGTTTTAAATTAAGTGTTTGATAATCATTTATCCGCATATACTGTTTCACCTGCGCAAATAGTATATTTAACCTTTCCGTAAAGCTCCCATCCAATAAACGGAGAATTTTTTGATTTGGAATAAAAATTATCAGCAACCCACTTTTCATTAAAATCAAATATTAACAAATCGGCTGCTAATCCTTCCTTAATTCTCCCAGATGTTAAATTGTATAGATTAGCCGGATTAACTGTCATTTTTTCCAACAGTTCCATAAGTGTCAGTTTATTATTTCTAACCAAGTAGGTTATTCCAAGTGCCAATGCCGTTTCTAACCCGATAATTCCGCTTGGCGCGCTTGTGAATTCAGCCTGCTTCTCATCAAAGCTGTGAGGCGCATGGTCTGTCGCAATAATATTTATGGTTCCATCCTTCAATCCTTCAATAAGAGCTGACTTATCCGTCTCAGTTCTTAAGGGTGGATTCATCTTTGCATTTGTACCGTATTTTAGCACATCTTCCTCGGTCAAAACAAAATGATGCGGGCAGGCCTCGGCATAAATATCTGCACCTTTTGATTTTGCATATCTTATAATATCAACTGCTTCACCTGAACTCACATGTTGAATATTAACTTTTGCTTTTGTTTTCAAAGCAAGCAAACAATCCCTTGCAATCATAACATCTTCCGCAAGATGTGAAGCGCCCTTTATATTTAAAGCCTTTGAGATTTTTCCTTCATTAATCCCGGCATTAATGACCAAATTTGGATCTTCTTCATGAAAACTTACAGGAACATTTAGTTTTTTTGCTGCCTCCATAGCTTTCAAAACAATTTCTGAATTCATCAAAGGGAAGCCGTCATCTGTAAATCCTGCTGCTCCTGACCTTGACAAAGTACTCATATCAGTAAGCTCTACGCCCTTTAATCCTTTAGTTATTGCTGCCGTCTGAAGCACATTAATAGGAGATTCTTCAGCTTTTTTTAAAACGTATTCCATAGTATCAATGTTATCAATTGCAGGTTTAGTATTAGCCATACACACTACTGTTGTAAATCCGCCTTTAGCTGCAGCTCTTGAACCGGTTGTGATATCTTCCTTATACGTTAATCCTGGATCCCTGAAATGCACATGCACATCTATCAGACCGGGAGAAACTACCATTCCTTCTGCATCAATAATACAATCAATACCTTCTTCATTGATGTTTTTATCTATTTTTTTTATAATTTTATCTTCAATCAAGATGTCTGCCACTTCATCTCTTCTAGACTCAGGATCTATTATTCTACCGTTTTTTATGAGCATCATACAATTCTTCCCTGTTAATTTATTTGCAATTATTATATCATATCCGTTTATTTAGTAAAAGAACTATTGTTAATAATCCTTTTTGATACGTATTAACACAT
Above is a window of Sedimentibacter sp. MB35-C1 DNA encoding:
- a CDS encoding DUF951 domain-containing protein, which encodes MPMQLNVGDIVKLKKKHPCGGYDWEILRVGADFRIKCTTCERQIWLPRREVERRITKIVSQAPSEQDDNDANN
- the yedF gene encoding sulfurtransferase-like selenium metabolism protein YedF, yielding MKIVDARGKACPQPVLMTKKEADAGEVELTVIVDNETARENILKLGSKLQFTSSVEKKDDGIYIQFAKGSSGLPEGSATNSVGSKQVNMAGEKKGFVVGSDKLGKGSDELGKILMKSFLYTISETKPYPEFIIFLNSGVKLTVSGSESLDDLRKIEQAGVKIVSCGTCLDFFEIKDKLEVGSISNMYDIVELITESDNAVMV
- a CDS encoding CvpA family protein; the encoded protein is MNYIDILIIIFVGFACFQGYRRGFIKTLFDTLGVIISFFLSKQFYYIVEEFLLNNTKLFVKVHNFLESKMSERLMESFQENSHIPLELKNVISNIISSGNAAGTDTFAVYVDNISIILIRSISFVVTFLIIYAILVLLSNIINVLFKLPILNMANRFFGAGTGLLKSAIILYIVFALSSPLIGFMQESALSKSILNSESSKIFYDNNIILNYLSYKGFYNN
- a CDS encoding DUF5711 family protein, with product MKKLISSIVFLFILLFVIIFFIYGKKILYLLDEKKVYRVKDIENVNIETLSDNKFFNNGIITYNNQKIFHFDYSGNLVWSNEDSEFLKQVFVIENGIFINVKNTIEILDKNNQKYVIPEIDGDIVNVSRENHKTFMITKNGSGQNSLYIMNENNELEVDNKNFEDNITGVSISDKSEAYSIITLKFNDGVISNSIYFNLLDDVELWSADIDGEILIKTKIVNNNVIAIGTKNVYYFNTNGKLMWKNSIYNKITDCAVSKENKRIYILYEKDGSTELISYNFEGKISSIYKTPAEVKKIKAYKDMLFVYNDKNIYLAHGTKIDKVYEDSQSGIFDFITEDKNIRILSKNKLVTGQLK
- a CDS encoding aminotransferase class V-fold PLP-dependent enzyme; its protein translation is MIYFDNAATTYPKPRTVYQSVMAAMTEYGANPGRGSHAMAIEGARVIYETRELLAQLFNLDDPMRVIFTFNATDALNQAIKGVLNPGDHVVTTTMEHNSVLRPIKEIEKQGVENTIIQCASDGRVNVKDIEAAVKENTKLVVTTHVSNLTGTIMPIEEIGQMCKRKNLLYLVDGSQSAGVLDIDMKKYNIDLLAVPGHKGLLGPQGTGALLINCDSVIRQLKEGGTGSESSSMIQPDFYPDKLESGTHNLPGIAGLNAGIKYILNKGTKSIYSHEKKLIDLFINEIKKNPKIKIYGPEDIDYRCGVVPINIEGIDSSDVAYRLDTEYGIAVRPGLHCAPLAHKTIGTDKIGAVRFGVGPFNKKSEILAAAKALNEISANQ
- a CDS encoding dihydroorotase, translated to MMLIKNGRIIDPESRRDEVADILIEDKIIKKIDKNINEEGIDCIIDAEGMVVSPGLIDVHVHFRDPGLTYKEDITTGSRAAAKGGFTTVVCMANTKPAIDNIDTMEYVLKKAEESPINVLQTAAITKGLKGVELTDMSTLSRSGAAGFTDDGFPLMNSEIVLKAMEAAKKLNVPVSFHEEDPNLVINAGINEGKISKALNIKGASHLAEDVMIARDCLLALKTKAKVNIQHVSSGEAVDIIRYAKSKGADIYAEACPHHFVLTEEDVLKYGTNAKMNPPLRTETDKSALIEGLKDGTINIIATDHAPHSFDEKQAEFTSAPSGIIGLETALALGITYLVRNNKLTLMELLEKMTVNPANLYNLTSGRIKEGLAADLLIFDFNEKWVADNFYSKSKNSPFIGWELYGKVKYTICAGETVYADK